The following are encoded in a window of Trichocoleus sp. genomic DNA:
- a CDS encoding gas vesicle protein: MTLAADHRPVTPASRSIQTATQGSTLADVLERVLDKGIVIAGDISVSVGSTELLSIRIRLLISSVDKAKEIGINWWEGDPYLSGQSRQLLEANQQLQARLESLETELRLLKGAQASG, encoded by the coding sequence ATGACACTCGCTGCTGACCATCGACCTGTTACCCCCGCAAGTCGCTCAATCCAGACCGCCACTCAAGGTTCAACCTTAGCAGATGTGCTGGAGCGAGTCTTGGACAAAGGCATTGTGATTGCGGGTGACATTTCAGTTTCAGTCGGTTCGACTGAGCTACTCAGTATCCGAATTCGCCTGCTGATCTCATCAGTTGATAAGGCGAAAGAAATTGGCATCAACTGGTGGGAAGGTGATCCCTACCTCAGTGGACAATCGCGCCAGCTTTTAGAAGCCAATCAGCAACTTCAAGCGCGTCTTGAAAGCCTGGAGACAGAATTACGGCTGTTGAAAGGAGCACAAGCATCGGGGTGA